A genomic stretch from Theobroma cacao cultivar B97-61/B2 chromosome 4, Criollo_cocoa_genome_V2, whole genome shotgun sequence includes:
- the LOC18602767 gene encoding chromosome transmission fidelity protein 18 homolog isoform X1, with protein sequence MEIDIPLPEELELLEANSHFYEEPYLDPPSPDPFPPKSPPSENLEIDGSKRPRNSVETESPPEENKRTKTIEIEEEEEEEKEKEEEDWLRYSPPQENKVGAAVEKDEEVYLSRHVSAINGGCMPVTAPSGGERVYAKISRAQRDEILKKLNIKERSNGLIFEPVNVLLQRVEQQVLTKALQASSEHQSDITLHDTPMVHEQLWVDKYAPSSFTELLSDEQTNREVLLWLKQWDSCVFGSEIRSTSDEVLSALRRHSSTQHQKTFDSNFSRKSRGHRWSSGSYRPINNVDQGNNNQKGMQELWNKKSRLTCPPEQKILLLCGPPGLGKTTLAHVAAKHCGYHVVEVNASDDRSSSTIETKILDVVQMNSVMADSRPKCLVIDEIDGALGDGKGAVEVILKMVSAERKSDFGRENNANKKGRKTASLSRPVICICNDLYTPALRPLRQVAKVHIFVQPTVSRVVSRLKYICNKEGMRTSSIALTALADYTECDIRSCLNTLQFLNKKKEALNVMEISSQVVGRKDMSKSAFDIWKEIFQKRKMKRDRKSNSSSGSSYGEFDFLHSLISNRGDYDVILDGIHENILQLQYHDPVMQKTVKCLNSLGVSDLMQQYVMRTQQMPLQVYQPFIAITLHRMVAQVQKPIIEWPKSYQRYRTMLMEKTDILRSWHQKIPPYISRHLSTKSCIEDLISPLLHILSPPKLRPVALHLLSETEKNDLAQLVNVMVSYSIIYKNVKSDSLSTNLGQEAIVDASALSFDPPIGEFIKYKDYTSDHHVLALAMKQVLLHEVEKQKILQVSIGKSVHTTDGCSNGDQNFIGKGVSGAKSAKPICENAVAGAKNFESVKNISNTRQGFPSTSTVSSSLVSSRSASTGAKQKSTADTRKPPSGFNFFERFRKPSSKGSQDSEIADVKEVTLERDLRPLLFKFNEGFTNAVKRPVRMREFLLR encoded by the exons ATGGAGATTGACATCCCGCTCCCAGAAGAGCTCGAATTACTCGAAGCCAACTCCCATTTTTACGAAGAACCCTACCTAGATCCTCCCTCACCCGATCCCTTCCCTCCAAAATCACCACCCTCCGAAAACCTCGAAATCGATGGCTCAAAACGCCCTCGGAACTCCGTTGAAACGGAATCACCACCAGAGGAAAACAAGAGAACCAAAACAATTGAGATtgaggaagaggaagaagaagaaaaagaaaaagaagaagaggattGGCTACGGTACTCGCCGCCGCAGGAGAATAAAGTTGGGGCCGCAGTTGAAAAGGACGAGGAGGTTTATTTGTCCAGACATGTGTCAGCGATCAACGGCGGCTGCATGCCCGTCACAGCGCCGAGTGGTGGAGAACGGGTGTATGCCAAGATTAGTAGAGCGCAGAGAGATGAAATATTAAAGAAATTGAATATCAAAGAACGATCTAATG GCCTTATTTTTGAACCAGTCAATGTTCTATTGCAAAGAGTGGAACAACAGGTTTTAACCAAG GCCTTGCAAGCGAGTTCTGAACATCAGAGTGATATAACTCTTCACGACACACCTATGGTCCACGAACAACTTTGGGTCGACAAATATGCTCCAAGTTCATTCACTGAGCTTCTTAGTGATGAACAGACAAATCGTGAG GTCCTACTGTGGTTAAAACAATGGGATTCCTGTGTTTTTGGATCTGAAATTAGAAGTACCTCAGATGAGGTTTTGTCAGCTCTCAGACGTCATTCTTCTACTCAACATCAGAAAACTTTTGattcaaatttttcaagaaagagCAGAGGACATAGATGGAGTAGCGGAAGTTACAGACCCATTAATAATGTGGACCAAGGGAACAATAATCAAAAAGGTATGCAGGAATTGTGGAACAAAAAGTCAAGGCTCACATGTCCACCAGAACAGAAG ATTCTCTTACTTTGTGGTCCCCCAGGGCTTGGAAAGACTACACTAGCGCATGTAGCTGCAAAGCATTGTGGATACCATGTTGTGGAG GTTAATGCTAGCGATGATCGGTCATCATCAACAATTGAAACGAAAATCCTTGATGTGGTTCAGATGAACTCTGTCATGGCTGACTCGAGACCCAAATGTCTG GTGATTGATGAAATAGATGGAGCTCTTGGTGATGGGAAGGGTGCTGTGGAGGTTATCTTAAAGATG GTGTCTGCTGAAAGGAAGTCTGATTTTGGAAGGGAAAATAATGCTAACAAAAAGGGACGTAAAACTGCATCCCTATCAAGACCT GTGATTTGCATATGTAATGACCTATACACACCTGCCTTAAGACCATTGCGTCAGGTAGCAAA GGTTCATATATTTGTCCAGCCAACAGTGAGTCGTGTAGTAAGCAG GCTCAAGTATATATGTAACAAGGAGGGAATGAGAACAAGTTCCATTGCCCTAACTGCACTTGCAGATTACACTG AATGTGATATAAGGTCATGCTTGAATACTCTCCAGTTTCTCAACAAGAAGAAGGAAGCCCTCAATGTG ATGGAGATCAGTTCACAAGTGGTTGGCCGAAAGGACATGTCAAAAAGTGCTTTTGATATATGGAAAGAG attttccaaaaaagaaaaatgaagcgGGACAGAAAATCGAACAGCAGTTCTGGCAGTAGCTATGGTGAATTTGACTTTTTACACTCCCTCATATCTAACCG TGGTGATTATGATGTAATTTTGGATGGGATCCATGAAAACATTTTGCAACTCCAATATCATGATCCAGTGATGCAAAAGACA GTCAAATGCTTAAATTCTCTAGGTGTCTCTGATCTAATGCAACAATATGTTATGCGGACACAGCAAATGCCCCTTCAAG TTTATCAGCCTTTTATTGCAATTACTTTGCATCGAATGGTTGCCCAAGTCCAAAAGCCAATTATTGAGTGGCCAAAGTCGTATCAAAG ATACCGAACAATGCTAATGGAAAAGACAGATATTCTAAGGTCTTGGCACCAGAAAATTCCCCCATATATTTCAAGACATTTATCGACCAAGTCCTGTATAGAGGACTTGATTTCTCCCTTGTTGCATATCTTGTCGCCACCAAAGTTGAGACCg GTGGCATTGCACTTATTATCAGAAACTGAGAAGAATGATTTGGCCCAATTAGTTAATGTCATGGTGTCCTATTCGATAATCTATAAGAATGTCAAGTCTGATTCTCTGTCCACTAACCTGGGACAAGAAGCAATTGTAGATGCCTCAGCACTCTCTTTTGACCCTCCCATTGgtgaatttattaaatacaaG GACTACACATCAGATCATCATGTACTTGCCTTAGCTATGAAGCAGGTTTTATTGCATGAG GTCGAGAAGCAAAAGATTTTGCAAGTAAGCATTGGAAAATCTGTGCATACAACAGATGGATGCAGCAATGGAGACCAGAATTTCATTGGGAAAGGGGTCAGTGGAGCAAAATCTGCTAAACCTATTTGTGAGAATGCAGTTGCAGGTGCAAAGAACTTTGAAAGTGTGAAGAATATATCCAATACAAGGCAAGGTTTTCCAAGTACCTCCACAGTTTCATCATCTTTAGTTTCTAGCAGAAGTGCCTCCACTGGCGCAAAGCAAAAATCCACTGCAGATACCAGGAAGCCACCTAGtggtttcaatttttttgaaag GTTTAGAAAACCAAGCAGCAAAGGTTCTCAGGATTCTGAAATTGCTGATGTGAAGGAAGTGACATTGGAAAGAGATTTGCGCCCTCtgttattcaaatttaatgag GGTTTTACAAATGCTGTCAAGAGGCCAGTTCGAATGCGTGAATTTCTGCTAAGATGA
- the LOC18602767 gene encoding chromosome transmission fidelity protein 18 homolog isoform X2 has protein sequence MEIDIPLPEELELLEANSHFYEEPYLDPPSPDPFPPKSPPSENLEIDGSKRPRNSVETESPPEENKRTKTIEIEEEEEEEKEKEEEDWLRYSPPQENKVGAAVEKDEEVYLSRHVSAINGGCMPVTAPSGGERVYAKISRAQRDEILKKLNIKERSNGLIFEPVNVLLQRVEQQVLTKALQASSEHQSDITLHDTPMVHEQLWVDKYAPSSFTELLSDEQTNREVLLWLKQWDSCVFGSEIRSTSDEVLSALRRHSSTQHQKTFDSNFSRKSRGHRWSSGSYRPINNVDQGNNNQKGMQELWNKKSRLTCPPEQKILLLCGPPGLGKTTLAHVAAKHCGYHVVEVNASDDRSSSTIETKILDVVQMNSVMADSRPKCLVIDEIDGALGDGKGAVEVILKMVSAERKSDFGRENNANKKGRKTASLSRPVICICNDLYTPALRPLRQVAKVHIFVQPTVSRVVSRLKYICNKEGMRTSSIALTALADYTECDIRSCLNTLQFLNKKKEALNVMEISSQVVGRKDMSKSAFDIWKEIFQKRKMKRDRKSNSSSGSSYGEFDFLHSLISNRGDYDVILDGIHENILQLQYHDPVMQKTVKCLNSLGVSDLMQQYVMRTQQMPLQVYQPFIAITLHRMVAQVQKPIIEWPKSYQRYRTMLMEKTDILRSWHQKIPPYISRHLSTKSCIEDLISPLLHILSPPKLRPVALHLLSETEKNDLAQLVNVMVSYSIIYKNVKSDSLSTNLGQEAIVDASALSFDPPIGEFIKYKDYTSDHHVLALAMKQVLLHEPDDCWC, from the exons ATGGAGATTGACATCCCGCTCCCAGAAGAGCTCGAATTACTCGAAGCCAACTCCCATTTTTACGAAGAACCCTACCTAGATCCTCCCTCACCCGATCCCTTCCCTCCAAAATCACCACCCTCCGAAAACCTCGAAATCGATGGCTCAAAACGCCCTCGGAACTCCGTTGAAACGGAATCACCACCAGAGGAAAACAAGAGAACCAAAACAATTGAGATtgaggaagaggaagaagaagaaaaagaaaaagaagaagaggattGGCTACGGTACTCGCCGCCGCAGGAGAATAAAGTTGGGGCCGCAGTTGAAAAGGACGAGGAGGTTTATTTGTCCAGACATGTGTCAGCGATCAACGGCGGCTGCATGCCCGTCACAGCGCCGAGTGGTGGAGAACGGGTGTATGCCAAGATTAGTAGAGCGCAGAGAGATGAAATATTAAAGAAATTGAATATCAAAGAACGATCTAATG GCCTTATTTTTGAACCAGTCAATGTTCTATTGCAAAGAGTGGAACAACAGGTTTTAACCAAG GCCTTGCAAGCGAGTTCTGAACATCAGAGTGATATAACTCTTCACGACACACCTATGGTCCACGAACAACTTTGGGTCGACAAATATGCTCCAAGTTCATTCACTGAGCTTCTTAGTGATGAACAGACAAATCGTGAG GTCCTACTGTGGTTAAAACAATGGGATTCCTGTGTTTTTGGATCTGAAATTAGAAGTACCTCAGATGAGGTTTTGTCAGCTCTCAGACGTCATTCTTCTACTCAACATCAGAAAACTTTTGattcaaatttttcaagaaagagCAGAGGACATAGATGGAGTAGCGGAAGTTACAGACCCATTAATAATGTGGACCAAGGGAACAATAATCAAAAAGGTATGCAGGAATTGTGGAACAAAAAGTCAAGGCTCACATGTCCACCAGAACAGAAG ATTCTCTTACTTTGTGGTCCCCCAGGGCTTGGAAAGACTACACTAGCGCATGTAGCTGCAAAGCATTGTGGATACCATGTTGTGGAG GTTAATGCTAGCGATGATCGGTCATCATCAACAATTGAAACGAAAATCCTTGATGTGGTTCAGATGAACTCTGTCATGGCTGACTCGAGACCCAAATGTCTG GTGATTGATGAAATAGATGGAGCTCTTGGTGATGGGAAGGGTGCTGTGGAGGTTATCTTAAAGATG GTGTCTGCTGAAAGGAAGTCTGATTTTGGAAGGGAAAATAATGCTAACAAAAAGGGACGTAAAACTGCATCCCTATCAAGACCT GTGATTTGCATATGTAATGACCTATACACACCTGCCTTAAGACCATTGCGTCAGGTAGCAAA GGTTCATATATTTGTCCAGCCAACAGTGAGTCGTGTAGTAAGCAG GCTCAAGTATATATGTAACAAGGAGGGAATGAGAACAAGTTCCATTGCCCTAACTGCACTTGCAGATTACACTG AATGTGATATAAGGTCATGCTTGAATACTCTCCAGTTTCTCAACAAGAAGAAGGAAGCCCTCAATGTG ATGGAGATCAGTTCACAAGTGGTTGGCCGAAAGGACATGTCAAAAAGTGCTTTTGATATATGGAAAGAG attttccaaaaaagaaaaatgaagcgGGACAGAAAATCGAACAGCAGTTCTGGCAGTAGCTATGGTGAATTTGACTTTTTACACTCCCTCATATCTAACCG TGGTGATTATGATGTAATTTTGGATGGGATCCATGAAAACATTTTGCAACTCCAATATCATGATCCAGTGATGCAAAAGACA GTCAAATGCTTAAATTCTCTAGGTGTCTCTGATCTAATGCAACAATATGTTATGCGGACACAGCAAATGCCCCTTCAAG TTTATCAGCCTTTTATTGCAATTACTTTGCATCGAATGGTTGCCCAAGTCCAAAAGCCAATTATTGAGTGGCCAAAGTCGTATCAAAG ATACCGAACAATGCTAATGGAAAAGACAGATATTCTAAGGTCTTGGCACCAGAAAATTCCCCCATATATTTCAAGACATTTATCGACCAAGTCCTGTATAGAGGACTTGATTTCTCCCTTGTTGCATATCTTGTCGCCACCAAAGTTGAGACCg GTGGCATTGCACTTATTATCAGAAACTGAGAAGAATGATTTGGCCCAATTAGTTAATGTCATGGTGTCCTATTCGATAATCTATAAGAATGTCAAGTCTGATTCTCTGTCCACTAACCTGGGACAAGAAGCAATTGTAGATGCCTCAGCACTCTCTTTTGACCCTCCCATTGgtgaatttattaaatacaaG GACTACACATCAGATCATCATGTACTTGCCTTAGCTATGAAGCAGGTTTTATTGCATGAG CCTGATGACTGTTGGTGCTGA
- the LOC18602767 gene encoding chromosome transmission fidelity protein 18 homolog isoform X3: MEIDIPLPEELELLEANSHFYEEPYLDPPSPDPFPPKSPPSENLEIDGSKRPRNSVETESPPEENKRTKTIEIEEEEEEEKEKEEEDWLRYSPPQENKVGAAVEKDEEVYLSRHVSAINGGCMPVTAPSGGERVYAKISRAQRDEILKKLNIKERSNGLIFEPVNVLLQRVEQQVLTKALQASSEHQSDITLHDTPMVHEQLWVDKYAPSSFTELLSDEQTNREVLLWLKQWDSCVFGSEIRSTSDEVLSALRRHSSTQHQKTFDSNFSRKSRGHRWSSGSYRPINNVDQGNNNQKGMQELWNKKSRLTCPPEQKILLLCGPPGLGKTTLAHVAAKHCGYHVVEVNASDDRSSSTIETKILDVVQMNSVMADSRPKCLVIDEIDGALGDGKGAVEVILKMVSAERKSDFGRENNANKKGRKTASLSRPVICICNDLYTPALRPLRQVAKVHIFVQPTVSRVVSRLKYICNKEGMRTSSIALTALADYTECDIRSCLNTLQFLNKKKEALNVMEISSQVVGRKDMSKSAFDIWKEIFQKRKMKRDRKSNSSSGSSYGEFDFLHSLISNRGDYDVILDGIHENILQLQYHDPVMQKTVKCLNSLGVSDLMQQYVMRTQQMPLQVYQPFIAITLHRMVAQVQKPIIEWPKSYQRYRTMLMEKTDILRSWHQKIPPYISRHLSTKSCIEDLISPLLHILSPPKLRPVALHLLSETEKNDLAQLVNVMVSYSIIYKNVKSDSLSTNLGQEAIVDASALSFDPPIGLHIRSSCTCLSYEAGFIA; the protein is encoded by the exons ATGGAGATTGACATCCCGCTCCCAGAAGAGCTCGAATTACTCGAAGCCAACTCCCATTTTTACGAAGAACCCTACCTAGATCCTCCCTCACCCGATCCCTTCCCTCCAAAATCACCACCCTCCGAAAACCTCGAAATCGATGGCTCAAAACGCCCTCGGAACTCCGTTGAAACGGAATCACCACCAGAGGAAAACAAGAGAACCAAAACAATTGAGATtgaggaagaggaagaagaagaaaaagaaaaagaagaagaggattGGCTACGGTACTCGCCGCCGCAGGAGAATAAAGTTGGGGCCGCAGTTGAAAAGGACGAGGAGGTTTATTTGTCCAGACATGTGTCAGCGATCAACGGCGGCTGCATGCCCGTCACAGCGCCGAGTGGTGGAGAACGGGTGTATGCCAAGATTAGTAGAGCGCAGAGAGATGAAATATTAAAGAAATTGAATATCAAAGAACGATCTAATG GCCTTATTTTTGAACCAGTCAATGTTCTATTGCAAAGAGTGGAACAACAGGTTTTAACCAAG GCCTTGCAAGCGAGTTCTGAACATCAGAGTGATATAACTCTTCACGACACACCTATGGTCCACGAACAACTTTGGGTCGACAAATATGCTCCAAGTTCATTCACTGAGCTTCTTAGTGATGAACAGACAAATCGTGAG GTCCTACTGTGGTTAAAACAATGGGATTCCTGTGTTTTTGGATCTGAAATTAGAAGTACCTCAGATGAGGTTTTGTCAGCTCTCAGACGTCATTCTTCTACTCAACATCAGAAAACTTTTGattcaaatttttcaagaaagagCAGAGGACATAGATGGAGTAGCGGAAGTTACAGACCCATTAATAATGTGGACCAAGGGAACAATAATCAAAAAGGTATGCAGGAATTGTGGAACAAAAAGTCAAGGCTCACATGTCCACCAGAACAGAAG ATTCTCTTACTTTGTGGTCCCCCAGGGCTTGGAAAGACTACACTAGCGCATGTAGCTGCAAAGCATTGTGGATACCATGTTGTGGAG GTTAATGCTAGCGATGATCGGTCATCATCAACAATTGAAACGAAAATCCTTGATGTGGTTCAGATGAACTCTGTCATGGCTGACTCGAGACCCAAATGTCTG GTGATTGATGAAATAGATGGAGCTCTTGGTGATGGGAAGGGTGCTGTGGAGGTTATCTTAAAGATG GTGTCTGCTGAAAGGAAGTCTGATTTTGGAAGGGAAAATAATGCTAACAAAAAGGGACGTAAAACTGCATCCCTATCAAGACCT GTGATTTGCATATGTAATGACCTATACACACCTGCCTTAAGACCATTGCGTCAGGTAGCAAA GGTTCATATATTTGTCCAGCCAACAGTGAGTCGTGTAGTAAGCAG GCTCAAGTATATATGTAACAAGGAGGGAATGAGAACAAGTTCCATTGCCCTAACTGCACTTGCAGATTACACTG AATGTGATATAAGGTCATGCTTGAATACTCTCCAGTTTCTCAACAAGAAGAAGGAAGCCCTCAATGTG ATGGAGATCAGTTCACAAGTGGTTGGCCGAAAGGACATGTCAAAAAGTGCTTTTGATATATGGAAAGAG attttccaaaaaagaaaaatgaagcgGGACAGAAAATCGAACAGCAGTTCTGGCAGTAGCTATGGTGAATTTGACTTTTTACACTCCCTCATATCTAACCG TGGTGATTATGATGTAATTTTGGATGGGATCCATGAAAACATTTTGCAACTCCAATATCATGATCCAGTGATGCAAAAGACA GTCAAATGCTTAAATTCTCTAGGTGTCTCTGATCTAATGCAACAATATGTTATGCGGACACAGCAAATGCCCCTTCAAG TTTATCAGCCTTTTATTGCAATTACTTTGCATCGAATGGTTGCCCAAGTCCAAAAGCCAATTATTGAGTGGCCAAAGTCGTATCAAAG ATACCGAACAATGCTAATGGAAAAGACAGATATTCTAAGGTCTTGGCACCAGAAAATTCCCCCATATATTTCAAGACATTTATCGACCAAGTCCTGTATAGAGGACTTGATTTCTCCCTTGTTGCATATCTTGTCGCCACCAAAGTTGAGACCg GTGGCATTGCACTTATTATCAGAAACTGAGAAGAATGATTTGGCCCAATTAGTTAATGTCATGGTGTCCTATTCGATAATCTATAAGAATGTCAAGTCTGATTCTCTGTCCACTAACCTGGGACAAGAAGCAATTGTAGATGCCTCAGCACTCTCTTTTGACCCTCCCATTG GACTACACATCAGATCATCATGTACTTGCCTTAGCTATGAAGCAGGTTTTATTGCATGA
- the LOC18602768 gene encoding putative vesicle-associated membrane protein 726, translating to MGQQSLIYSFVARGTMILAEYTEFTGNFTSIAAQCLQKLPASNNKFTYNCDGHTFNYLVENGFTYCVVAVESAGRQVPIAFLERVKEDFNKRYGGGKAATATANSLNREFGSKLKEHMQYCVDHPEEISKLAKVKAQVSEVKGVMMENIEKVLDRGEKIELLVDKTENLRSQAQDFRQQGTKMRRKMWLQNMKIKLIVLGILIALILIIVLSVCHGFKC from the exons ATGGGGCAACAGTCGCTGATCTACAGCTTCGTGGCGCGTGGTACGATGATCCTCGCCGAGTATACCGAGTTCACCGGTAATTTCACCAGCATCGCGGCTCAATGTCTCCAGAAGCTCCCTGCTTCCAACAACAAGTTTACCTATAACTGCGATGGCCACACCTTCAATTACCTCGTTGAAAATGGATTCA CCTACTGTGTGGTAGCAGTTGAATCTGCTGGCAGGCAAGTTCCAATTGCATTTCTGGAACGAGTCAAGGAAGACTTCAACAAGAGATATGGTGGAGGGAAAGCTGCAACTGCTACTGCGAATAGCCTGAATAGAGAATTTGG GTCCAAATTGAAGGAGCATATGCAGTATTGTGTGGACCATCCTGAAGAGATCAGCAAACTTGCCAAAGTGAAGGCTCAAGTTTCTGAAGTCAAGGGTGTTATGATGGAAAACATTGAGAAG GTCCTTGATCGTGGTGAGAAAATTGAGTTGCTGGTGGATAAAACAGAGAACCTTCGCTCACAG GCACAAGACTTTAGGCAGCAGGGAACTAAGATGAGAAGAAAGATGTGGCTTCAGAATATGAAGATAAAATTGATTGTTTTGGGTATCCTTATTGCCCTGATTCTTATCATTGTGCTGTCAGTCTGCCATGGCTTCAAATGTTAA